The window GTTCGTCGAGCGGGTACGCCACGGTGCGGTCCGCGACGGCCGGGTGTACATGCCGAAGATGGCCGACTACCTGAGCCAGGAGGCCCTGTGGGCGGTGCGCACCTACCTGGACAGCGTGCACGTCGAGGAATGACGGCCATGCGTCTGTTGGCGGTGCTGTTCAGTGGCTTGCTGCTGTGCTGCGCGGCGGCGCAGGCGCAGGTGCGCAACTACGACGCGATCATCGCCGCCGGCGAATTGAAGGTGGCTGTGTACAAGGACTTTGCGCCCTACAGTTTCGAGGACCACGGCCAGCCGCGAGGTGTCGACGTGGTGCTGGCGCAGGCCCTGGCCACGGCGTTGGGGGTGCGCTTGCAGCTGATCTGGGCGCCACCCGGGGAAAAGCTCGACGACGATCTGCGCGACTACATCTGGCGCGGCAGCCCGTTGCGCCACCAGCAACTGGCCGACCTGATGATGCGGGTGCCATACGACCATGCCTATGCGCAGCGGCGCAACGAGGTAGGCGAGCTGGAAAACGCCCAGGTGGTCATGTTCGGCCCTTATCAGGAGGAGCGCTGGCAGGTCGCCTATGATCGCCGCCGCCTGCCCTCGGTGGCCAGTGTCGCGGTGTTCCAGCAGCACCCGATCGGGGTCGAGGTGGACAGCGTGCCGTCGTTCTACCTGACTTCTGTGTTCAACGGCATGCTCAGTGCCAGGACCCATCATTACCCCAATGTGCAGCAAGCTTTCGGCGCCATGCAGGCCGGCCAGGTGGACGCGGTGATGGCGATGCGCGGCGAAGTTGACTGGCAACTGCATCAAGCCGCCGACCCGCAGCTGGCCCTGGCGGAAAACGCCTACCCGAACCTTGGCAAGCAGGCCTGGGAGATCGGCATGGCGGTGCATGAAAGCAACCGGCAGCTGGCCTATGCGGTGGAGGAAGCGCTTGAGACGCTGATTCGTGATGGGCGGATGAAGGCGATTTATGCCAGTTATGGCCTGCGTTACCAGGTGCCGGAAATGTATCAGTAGCGCTGGTGCGACCCCTGTGGTAGCGGGCTTGTCGAGGCGTCGAACCGCCGCGAACACGGGCGAAGCCCGTGCCATCCACCGCGCCGCCTGCTTCGCGGGCATGCCCGCTCCCACAGGGATCATGCTGGCTCAACGGATAACTGTTTCATCAAGGAGTGGGCGATGAACTGGCGAGCGACTTTCCTGCTGGCCTGCTGGATGCCCTGGGCCGCACAGTCCCAGGCCAGCGAGCCGAGTAACCACAAGGACCCGGTGCCGTCGGTGATGTGGGACTTCTACCACAAGCAGCTGCTGGGCCAGGCCGCATTCGTGTTCGATGATCGGGTCAAGCTGCTGGCGCCACCCTTTGCCGAGGACGCACGCCAGGTGCCGTTGGAGATCGACGCTCGGGCGTTCAGCGGCGAAGTGGTGCGGATCATTGCCTGGGCCGAACTCAACCCGCTGCCGCGTATCGTCGACTTCCAGCCTGGCGAGCGCGTGCTGCCCTGGTTGTCGATCCGCATCCGCGTCGAACAGGCCACACCGCTGCGTGCCGCGGTGCTGACCCGCGACGGCCTGTGGCATGTCGGCTCGACCCTGATCGATGCTGCCGGCGGCGGTTGTACCGCGCCCAGCGTGGTACGCACTCAGCCCGGCTGGGAGGAACACCTCGGTGAAGTCCTGGGCGGGCGCTACCCGCGCGGCGACAGCAGCCGCTTGCGCCTGCAGGTGGCTCACCCCATGGACAACGGCCTGGTCAGCGGCATTCCCGAATTCTTCCTCAACCATGCCGAGTTGCAAGGCGCGGACGGCCAGCGCCTGGCCAGCCTGGAACTGTACCCGGCGGTCAGCGAAAACCCCAACCTGGGCTTCGACATCCAGGGTCCCGGGCCGACCCGGTTGGTGTTGCAGGACAACAGCGGCAACCAGTTCGAGGCGGCAGTGCCCTGAACGCGTTGCCCGACTCCATCCCTGACCAGAGGCGCCCGTCATGCGTTGCATTCTGCTGTTGCTACTGTGCCTGGGCCTGCCGGCCTGGGCAGACCTGGACTATCGGCTCAAGCCCCGGCAGATCGCCGAAGGCACCTGGCTGCTGGAGGGCAGCACCGACAATTTCGCCAAGGATAACGGCGGCAATATCGTCAACACCGCGTTCATCGTCACCGACAACGGGGTGGTGGTTATCGACAGCGGGCCGTCGAAACGCTACGGCGAAGCATTGCGCCAGGCCATTGCCGCCACCACCGACAAGCCGGTGGTCGAAGTGCTGCTGACCCATCATCACCCCGACCATGTGCTGGGCAACCAGGCCTTTGCCGATGTGCCCATCGGCGCCCTGGCCGGTACCGGCGAGCTGTTGCGCCAGCAGGGGGAGGCCATGGCCGAGAACATGTACCGCCTGGTTGGCGACTGGATGCGCGGTACCGAGGTGGTGCTGCCGACCCGTGTGCTGGAGCCAGGTATTCACGAGGTGGGTGGGCACCGCCTGCGGCTGCTGGCGCTGGGCGGGCACACCGGTGCCGACCTGGCGATTCTGGATGAAAGCACCGGTGTGCTGTTCGCCGGCGACCTGGTGTTCTACGAGCGCGCATTGACCACGCCCAACAGCCCGGGGCTGGAGGTGTGGCTGAAGGACCTGGACACCTTGCAAGCGCTGCCCTGGAAGCAGCTGGTGCCTGGTCATGGCCCGCTGGCCAGCGATGCCCGGCCGTTTGCCCAGATGCGTGATTACCTGGGCTGGCTGGACGGGCTGATGCGCGACGGCGCGGCGCGTGGCGATGACATGGCCGAGATGATCCGCAGCCCCATACCCGAACGGTTTGCTGCTATCAGCCTGACCCGTTACGAGCTGATTCGCAGTGTCAGCCACTTGTACCCCCGTTACGAACGCCAGCAGCTGCGGCGTGTCGACGCCAAGCCCCCTATCTGAGGGTGTAACACGGCCCCCTGTGGGACCGCGCAAGTTCACTGCTACCAAGGAACTAGAAAACTCAGCACTGCGGGCAATTGTTGGCAAGCAGGTCGGGACCAAGAATTCCCGACACACCGGGAAGTTTTCCCGGATACAACAAAAAAACCAAAGGTAGCCGTCATGACCCGATCCACACGTCGTCCCGTGTTCGCCTTGAGCCTGGTGCTCAGCGCCATGCTGCTTGCCGGTGCAGCCCACGCCGCTGTCAGCAATGAAGAAATTCTCCAGGACCCGAAGAACCCGCAGCAGATCGTGACCAATGGCCTGGGCGTGCAGGGCCAGCGCTACAGCCCGCTGAACCTGCTCAATACCGACAACGTCAAGGACCTGCGGCCGGTCTGGGCATTTTCCTTCGGTGGTGAGAAGCAGCGCGGCCAGCAGGCCCAGCCGCTGGTCAAGGACGGGGTGATGTACCTGACCGGCTCCTACTCACGGGTGTTCGCCGTGGACGCCCGTACCGGCAAGAAACTGTGGCAATACGATGCGCGCCTGCCCGATGACATCCGCCCGTGCTGCGACGTGATCAACCGCGGCGTGGCGCTGTACGGCAACCTGGTGTTCTTCGGCACCCTCGATGCCAAGCTGGTGGCGCTGAACAAGGACACCGGCAAGGTGGTATGGAGCAAGAAAGTGGCCGACCACAAGGAAGGCTACTCCATCAGCGCCGCGCCGATGATCGTCAACGGCAAGCTGATCACCGGCGTCGCCGGCGGCGAGTTTGGCGTGGTGGGCAAGATCCAGGCCTACAACCCGGAAAACGGCGAGCTGCTGTGGATGCGCCCGACCGTGGAAGGGCACATGGGCTACGTGTACAAGGACGGCAAGGCGATCGAAAACGGCATTTCTGGCGGCGAGGCGGGCAAGACCTGGCCCGGCGACCTGTGGAAGACCGGTGGTGCGGCGCCTTGGCTGGGCGGCTACTACGACCCGGAAACCAACCTGATCCTGTTCGGCACCGGCAACCCGGCGCCGTGGAACTCGCACCTGCGCCCGGGCGAAAACCTGTATTCCTCTTCGCGCCTGGCCCTGAACCCCGACGATGGCACCATCAAGTGGCACTTCCAGAGCACGCCGCATGACGGCTGGGATTTCGACGGCGTCAACGAGCTGATCTCGTTCAACTACAAGGACGGCGGCAAGGAGGTCAAGGCCGCCGCTACCGCTGACCGCAACGGCTTCTTCTACGTGCTGGACCGCACCAACGGCAAGTTCATCCGCGGCTTCCCCTTCGTCGACAAGATCACCTGGGCCACCGGCCTGGACAAGGACGGCCGGCCAATCTACAACGAGGCCAGCCGGCCGGGGGCGCCGGGTAGCGAGGCCAAGGGCAGCTCGGTGTTCGTCGCCCCGGCGTTCCTCGGGGCCAAGAACTGGATGCCGATGGCCTACAACAAGGACACCGGGCTGTTCTATGTGCCGTCCAACGAGTGGGGCATGGACATCTGGAACGAAGGCATCGCCTACAAGAAGGGCGCGGCGTTCCTCGGTGCCGGCTTCACCATCAAGCCGCTCAACGAAGACTACATTGGCGTGTTGCGCGCCATCGACCCGGTCAGCGGCAAGGAAGTGTGGCGCCACAAGAACTATGCGCCGCTGTGGGGCGGGGTGCTGACCACCAAGGGCAACCTGGTGTTCACCGGCACGCCGGAAGG of the Pseudomonas asiatica genome contains:
- the pedH gene encoding PQQ-dependent alcohol dehydrogenase PedH; the encoded protein is MTRSTRRPVFALSLVLSAMLLAGAAHAAVSNEEILQDPKNPQQIVTNGLGVQGQRYSPLNLLNTDNVKDLRPVWAFSFGGEKQRGQQAQPLVKDGVMYLTGSYSRVFAVDARTGKKLWQYDARLPDDIRPCCDVINRGVALYGNLVFFGTLDAKLVALNKDTGKVVWSKKVADHKEGYSISAAPMIVNGKLITGVAGGEFGVVGKIQAYNPENGELLWMRPTVEGHMGYVYKDGKAIENGISGGEAGKTWPGDLWKTGGAAPWLGGYYDPETNLILFGTGNPAPWNSHLRPGENLYSSSRLALNPDDGTIKWHFQSTPHDGWDFDGVNELISFNYKDGGKEVKAAATADRNGFFYVLDRTNGKFIRGFPFVDKITWATGLDKDGRPIYNEASRPGAPGSEAKGSSVFVAPAFLGAKNWMPMAYNKDTGLFYVPSNEWGMDIWNEGIAYKKGAAFLGAGFTIKPLNEDYIGVLRAIDPVSGKEVWRHKNYAPLWGGVLTTKGNLVFTGTPEGFLQAFNAKTGDKVWEFQTGSGVLGSPVTWEMDGEQYVSVVSGWGGAVPLWGGEVAKRVKDFNQGGMLWTFKLPKQLQTASASR
- a CDS encoding quinoprotein relay system zinc metallohydrolase 1 — translated: MRCILLLLLCLGLPAWADLDYRLKPRQIAEGTWLLEGSTDNFAKDNGGNIVNTAFIVTDNGVVVIDSGPSKRYGEALRQAIAATTDKPVVEVLLTHHHPDHVLGNQAFADVPIGALAGTGELLRQQGEAMAENMYRLVGDWMRGTEVVLPTRVLEPGIHEVGGHRLRLLALGGHTGADLAILDESTGVLFAGDLVFYERALTTPNSPGLEVWLKDLDTLQALPWKQLVPGHGPLASDARPFAQMRDYLGWLDGLMRDGAARGDDMAEMIRSPIPERFAAISLTRYELIRSVSHLYPRYERQQLRRVDAKPPI
- a CDS encoding quinoprotein dehydrogenase-associated SoxYZ-like carrier; translated protein: MNWRATFLLACWMPWAAQSQASEPSNHKDPVPSVMWDFYHKQLLGQAAFVFDDRVKLLAPPFAEDARQVPLEIDARAFSGEVVRIIAWAELNPLPRIVDFQPGERVLPWLSIRIRVEQATPLRAAVLTRDGLWHVGSTLIDAAGGGCTAPSVVRTQPGWEEHLGEVLGGRYPRGDSSRLRLQVAHPMDNGLVSGIPEFFLNHAELQGADGQRLASLELYPAVSENPNLGFDIQGPGPTRLVLQDNSGNQFEAAVP
- a CDS encoding substrate-binding periplasmic protein; the encoded protein is MRLLAVLFSGLLLCCAAAQAQVRNYDAIIAAGELKVAVYKDFAPYSFEDHGQPRGVDVVLAQALATALGVRLQLIWAPPGEKLDDDLRDYIWRGSPLRHQQLADLMMRVPYDHAYAQRRNEVGELENAQVVMFGPYQEERWQVAYDRRRLPSVASVAVFQQHPIGVEVDSVPSFYLTSVFNGMLSARTHHYPNVQQAFGAMQAGQVDAVMAMRGEVDWQLHQAADPQLALAENAYPNLGKQAWEIGMAVHESNRQLAYAVEEALETLIRDGRMKAIYASYGLRYQVPEMYQ